AACTGCAAAGGAAGTTGTTTTAAATTTGTGCTATTTGGTAAAGCAAAAAGACTAAAATCAGCTATTTTGCCTTTTTGAATTTGGCCTAGGTTTAAATTTAAAGCTTTTGCAGCTTTGTTAGTCGCCATTAAAAGTAATATTTTAGCTAAATTTTCTAACTCAAAATCATCATGTATAAGCAAATTTGCTCTCATTTCATCAAGCATATTTAAAGAAGTATTTGAGCTTAATCCATCAGTTCCTAGGTGGATATTAACGCCATTTTTTAAAGCAGGTTTTAATTTAAAAGTATTTTTACTCAAAAGTCTGTTTGAAAAAGCACAATGCGTGATTGAGTGTAAATTTTTATCTAATAAATCCCACTCTTTAAAATACACACAATGGGTAAATAAAGTTCTTTGGTCTTTAAAAAGCTCTAAAAAGCTTTGCGGGGTGTAAAATGGCATAGGATTTTTACTAAATTTAGCCAAACTTTTTTTAAAACCACCCTTTTTAAATCTTAGCCAATTATTTTCATGATTACTTTCAAGAAAATGCGTGCTTAGTAAATGATTGTTTTCTTTAGCAAGTTTTATGGCAAATTTGGTAAGTTCTGGGTGGGTTGAGTAGGGTGCATGTACTGAAATAGCAGGGATAAAATTAGAAGTTTTAAAATTCATACTTTTTTTATAGCGAGCTAAAAATTCTTCTTTTTTTGTATGGATAAAATTTTCATTTGAACCCAAAATTTCATTAAAAAATATCACTCTAGCTTGTGAATTGACACAAGGCTTTAAATCACTCCCAAAGCTTGAAATTTCACCTATAGTAGCAGTGCCACTTTTTAGCATTTTGTTAATATTTTGTGCGATTAATTTTTCTTTAGCTTTTTCATTTAATTGCTCGCGGTTATTAAAAACGCTATCAAGCCATTTTAAAAAATCTCCAAATACTAAATTTCCATTATTTGCACTAAATTCTAAATGCGTGTGTGGGTTAATAAAAGCTGGCAAAAGTAAAGTATCTTTTGGAGTTGGTATAAGCTTAGCTTGCGGGTAGGATTTTTGTAAATTTTCTAAGCTATCAATTTCTAAAATATTTTCATCAAAAAGAACCGCTTTGTTTTCTAAAATATTAAAATCATCATTGCAAGTTAAGATGATTTTTGGTGCTATTATAAACATTTTACATCCTTTAAAAAGGGAAATTGTAGCTAAAATTTAGCTTTAAAATGCTATAATATAGTAAATTTTACTAAATAAAGGTTAGATTATGAAAGTTATGGTTATACAAGGCCCAAATATCAATATGCTTGGAGTGAGAGAAACTCACATTTATGGCAATATGAAAATGGAAGATATCCATGAACAAATGAAACAAGCTGCAAAACAAGCTAATGTAGAGATTGAATTTTTTCAAAGCAATTTTGAAGGCGAGTTGGTTGATAAAATTCAAGAATGTTTAGGAAGTGTTGATGGGGTGATTATTAATGCAGCTGCATATGCACATACTTCCATCGCAATACGCGATGCGATTGCGGCGATTAATATGCCTGTGATTGAAGTGCATATTAGCAAT
The genomic region above belongs to Campylobacter peloridis LMG 23910 and contains:
- a CDS encoding metallo-dependent hydrolase, subgroup D; this translates as MFIIAPKIILTCNDDFNILENKAVLFDENILEIDSLENLQKSYPQAKLIPTPKDTLLLPAFINPHTHLEFSANNGNLVFGDFLKWLDSVFNNREQLNEKAKEKLIAQNINKMLKSGTATIGEISSFGSDLKPCVNSQARVIFFNEILGSNENFIHTKKEEFLARYKKSMNFKTSNFIPAISVHAPYSTHPELTKFAIKLAKENNHLLSTHFLESNHENNWLRFKKGGFKKSLAKFSKNPMPFYTPQSFLELFKDQRTLFTHCVYFKEWDLLDKNLHSITHCAFSNRLLSKNTFKLKPALKNGVNIHLGTDGLSSNTSLNMLDEMRANLLIHDDFELENLAKILLLMATNKAAKALNLNLGQIQKGKIADFSLFALPNSTNLKQLPLQFILQSKKVLKLFIEGKEITI
- the aroQ gene encoding type II 3-dehydroquinate dehydratase is translated as MKVMVIQGPNINMLGVRETHIYGNMKMEDIHEQMKQAAKQANVEIEFFQSNFEGELVDKIQECLGSVDGVIINAAAYAHTSIAIRDAIAAINMPVIEVHISNTYRREEFRQKSMIAPVCAGSIVGFGPFGYHMALMGLFQIFDQINAYKAAQAKAQQANQ